Proteins from one Neodiprion fabricii isolate iyNeoFabr1 chromosome 5, iyNeoFabr1.1, whole genome shotgun sequence genomic window:
- the LOC124183710 gene encoding uncharacterized protein LOC124183710 — MQTVGPFRVNEGASTSGIQIGGGRARRAPNYDSDVTLESDDDETQTASDVAFEFDDDADDDETEGAYSGNMGRESGLESEAASEKESSQAPDDGADSLGNRFTVIGESTKFIRKFAVTGRELRMKIAAPESGVNLVEWLEDAFRDLHAYAVATCRSSDYIGFTFSAESFNHGPAWLSFRPVRGSRYSDLWKLVFSVAQSASEFGVDSVFTVTVHSVGVPEGRGKPKPITHAGVLKKSVVQIVNSDGLCLPRALVVAKAHAERGPNRSGALHEHYEMVRFARSSFQRAEARNLVANAGVEIPPTGCTVHEIAQFQNYLAREGFLITVYELGRLGTGEAAFYDGTAVVRANGTGDVRHRLNLLYYPEEQHYCPIVNLTAAAAGAFFCQPCNRKFNNGYEHRCSVKCPQCLASPPCNSQSREIECPDCRRVFRGNGCLEYHRRIGSFSPRRSVCATLRICRNCERFVNLSRRAHICETRFCVTCRCNRPYNHYCFMTPLKDATRPKRYIFIFYDFETQQCETVDGDATTNIHVPNLCVAQQVCTQCIHDPDISNGCSACGLVREFVFRREPVKELVDFATRPVQDFARIVCIAHNAKGFDAQFILRHMVERDGNPPQVILSGSKIIMLETGHTRFLDSLAYMPMALSALPKAFGLPTTSVKGVFPHLFNTPENVGYVGPLPAAKFYSPDTMSSDARAEFYSWYNEAVANDHLFDFDAELLSYCRSDVDILRRACVAFRDIFLECGRVCPFTESTTIASACSVLFRKNFLQPERIGILPPGGYRLADAQSRKALEWLVVKERELGIDIRHAGNGREFRIPETGRKVDGYHVAGDGTRHVYEFHGCFWHGCRKCLRINRDRRSVNGETLDRRYEETRAKISRMRELGYRVTEQWECEFDRSLRENEEMREYVATHPLIAGTATSEALNPRDAFYGGRTGNASRYYEVKTDATGNAYEEIRYVDVCSLYPFICKNGRFPVGHPTVYVGEECKLLTGSSGCDITRVEGLIKCRVLPPRNLYHPVLPVRMHDKLMFALCRSCCQSLNQDECRHDDEAAREFEGTWVSIELKKAVEMGYKIRSISEIWSYTVTTFDPTTRQGGHFAGYIDTFLKIKQEASGWPAECEDESARMRYLDEYERVEGIRLDRDRIAKNPGMRSVSKLCLNSFWGKFGQRENLVKTEVIKTRQQLLELLTNPEVEVSGLLPVNDEVLYVRWSHAQHSVEPSALANVVIASYTTAQARLKLFSFLEKLDRRVLYYDTDSVIYTRNLRRPNEYEPPTGNFLGDLTDELASYGRGSFIRAFVSGGPKFYAFIIKRPNGEEVEICKVKGISLNHATSSKINFEAIKRMVVEAAAPIPLEYRAIRRTELHAVVTRSEHKTCKPVYVKRRCCVTSFDTLPYGYRTG; from the coding sequence ATGCAAACTGTTGGTCCGTTTCGCGTGAACGAGGGCGCCAGTACCTCGGGCATACAGATCGGCGGGGGTAGGGCCCGGAGGGCTCCGAATTACGATTCTGACGTGACATTAGAGTCAGACGATGACGAGACACAGACAGCTTCCGACGTGGCGTTTGAATTCGACGACGATGCTGACGACGACGAGACAGAGGGTGCATACTCTGGAAACATGGGGAGAGAATCGGGGCTGGAGAGTGAAGCCGCGAGCGAGAAGGAGTCAAGTCAGGCACCCGATGACGGGGCTGATTCACTGGGTAACCGTTTCACGGTTATCGGTGAATCAACGAAATTCATTCGTAAATTCGCGGTCACAGGGCGTGAGTTGCGAATGAAGATCGCGGCCCCTGAATCGGGTGTTAATCTAGTGGAGTGGCTGGAGGACGCGTTCAGAGACCTGCATGCTTATGCCGTAGCAACGTGTCGGAGTAGCGACTACATAGGTTTCACGTTTAGCGCGGAGAGTTTTAATCATGGTCCTGCGTGGTTATCGTTCCGGCCGGTGAGGGGTTCGCGGTACAGTGACCTCTGGAAGTTAGTTTTCAGCGTAGCCCAGAGCGCATCAGAGTTTGGCGTCGACAGCGTCTTCACCGTGACGGTACACAGTGTTGGAGTACCGGAGGGTCGCGGAAAGCCGAAGCCGATCACGCACGCGGGGGTACTCAAAAAATCTGTCGTGCAGATTGTCAACAGTGACGGGTTGTGTTTACCTCGTGCCCTCGTTGTAGCCAAGGCTCACGCCGAGAGAGGCCCGAACCGCAGTGGCGCTCTGCACGAGCATTACGAGATGGTGAGATTCGCTAGGTCCAGTTTCCAGCGTGCAGAAGCGCGTAATCTTGTTGCGAACGCCGGTGTCGAGATTCCGCCAACGGGGTGCACAGTGCATGAAATCGCACAGTTCCAGAACTATCTGGCACGCGAGGGATTCCTCATCACAGTGTACGAGTTGGGGAGGCTAGGTACCGGCGAAGCGGCATTTTACGACGGTACTGCCGTGGTGAGAGCAAACGGAACAGGCGATGTCAGGCACCGATTGAATCTGCTGTATTATCCCGAAGAACAGCATTATTGCccaattgtaaatttaaccGCGGCGGCAGCAGGGGCCTTTTTCTGTCAACCCTGCAATAGGAAATTTAACAACGGGTACGAACACCGATGTTCCGTAAAGTGCCCACAGTGCCTCGCATCGCCACCGTGCAACAGCCAGTCTCGCGAAATCGAGTGTCCCGATTGTAGACGCGTGTTCCGCGGTAACGGTTGTCTGGAGTACCACCGCAGGATCGGCTCCTTCAGTCCGCGTCGTTCCGTTTGTGCAACGCTGCGTATATGCCGGAATTGCGAGCGATTCGTAAATCTTTCGCGGAGGGCACACATTTGTGAAACTCGTTTTTGCGTCACTTGCCGCTGCAACAGACCGTACAATCACTACTGCTTCATGACGCCGCTGAAAGACGCGACAAGACCGAAACGTtacatcttcattttttatgatttcgaAACGCAGCAATGCGAGACGGTAGACGGTGACGCGACGACAAACATACATGTGCCGAACTTGTGCGTAGCGCAACAAGTGTGTACGCAATGTATCCACGATCCCGATATATCGAACGGCTGTTCCGCTTGCGGGCTCGTGCGTGAGTTCGTTTTCAGGAGGGAACCGGTGAAGGAGTTGGTAGACTTTGCTACTCGGCCCGTTCAGGACTTTGCCCGCATCGTATGCATTGCGCACAATGCAAAAGGTTTTGACGCGCAATTCATACTGCGGCATATGGTTGAGCGGGATGGAAACCCGCCGCAGGTCATCCTAAGCGGCAGTAAGATCATTATGCTCGAAACGGGTCACACCCGATTTCTGGATTCCTTAGCATATATGCCTATGGCATTATCGGCGCTACCGAAGGCTTTTGGACTACCGACTACTTCCGTGAAAGGTGTATTTCCCCACCTTTTCAATACCCCTGAAAACGTGGGTTACGTGGGACCGCTCCCCGCAGCGAAGTTTTACTCTCCGGATACCATGAGTAGCGATGCGCGAGCAGAGTTTTACTCATGGTACAACGAGGCTGTAGCGAACGACCATCTGTTCGACTTTGACGCGGAATTGTTGTCGTACTGTCGGTCGGACGTGGATATTCTGCGACGTGCGTGCGTAGCATTCAGGGACATATTTCTGGAGTGCGGCAGAGTGTGTCCCTTTACCGAGAGCACGACAATTGCCTCGGCTTGTTCGGTGCTgttccgtaaaaattttttacaaccggAGCGAATAGGTATCCTGCCACCGGGCGGTTATCGTCTTGCCGATGCCCAGTCTCGTAAGGCTCTGGAGTGGTTGGTCGTGAAAGAGCGCGAGCTGGGTATTGACATCAGGCATGCCGGAAACGGACGCGAGTTTCGGATTCCGGAGACGGGTCGCAAGGTGGACGGATACCATGTCGCGGGCGACGGTACGCGACACGTCTACGAGTTTCACGGTTGTTTCTGGCACGGCTGTCGTAAATGTTTACGAATCAACCGCGATAGGCGTAGCGTCAACGGCGAGACGTTGGATAGGCGTTACGAGGAAACTCGTGCAAAGATCAGCCGTATGCGCGAATTGGGTTACCGCGTGACGGAACAGTGGGAATGCGAGTTTGATCGGAGCTTGAGGGAGAACGAGGAGATGAGGGAGTACGTGGCAACACACCCGCTGATCGCTGGCACTGCCACGAGCGAAGCACTCAATCCGCGTGATGCGTTCTACGGCGGTCGAACGGGGAACGCTTCCCGATACTACGAGGTGAAGACAGATGCAACGGGCAACGCGTACGAGGAAATACGATACGTCGATGTTTGCTCGTTGTATCCGTTCATCTGTAAGAATGGAAGGTTCCCTGTTGGCCACCCGACGGTCTACGTTGGAGAGGAGTGTAAGCTCTTGACAGGGTCAAGCGGTTGCGACATCACGCGAGTTGAGGGGCTCATCAAGTGCCGAGTTTTACCGCCTCGCAATCTTTATCACCCTGTTTTGCCGGTGCGCATGCATGACAAACTCATGTTTGCCTTGTGCCGCTCATGTTGTCAGAGTTTGAACCAGGACGAGTGTAGACATGATGACGAGGCTGCGCGAGAATTCGAGGGCACGTGGGTGTcgatcgaattaaaaaaagccGTGGAAATGGGATACAAGATCAGGAGCATAAGCGAGATCTGGTCGTATACGGTGACAACGTTTGACCCGACTACTCGTCAAGGTGGGCATTTCGCCGGCTATATCGACACCTTCCTCAAGATTAAGCAAGAGGCAAGCGGCTGGCCTGCTGAATGCGAGGACGAGTCGGCTCGAATGCGCTACCTTGATGAGTATGAGCGGGTCGAGGGTATACGGCTAGATCGCGACCGTATTGCTAAGAATCCCGGCATGCGATCAGTTTCCAAATTATGCTTAAATTCGTTTTGGGGCAAGTTCGGGCAACGCGAGAATCTGGTAAAAACAGAGGTCATAAAGACGCGTCAGCAGCTGCTCGAGCTTTTGACCAACCCTGAAGTCGAGGTGTCCGGTTTGCTGCCCGTGAACGACGAAGTGTTGTACGTGCGTTGGTCGCACGCGCAACACAGCGTTGAACCGTCAGCGCTGGCAAACGTCGTGATTGCCTCGTACACCACTGCCCAGGCTCGGCTGAAGCTCTTCTCGTTCCTTGAGAAGCTCGATCGGCGCGTGCTCTATTACGACACCGATTCAGTAATTTATACCCGAAACCTCCGAAGGCCAAACGAGTATGAACCTCCCACGGGTAACTTTCTTGGCGACCTGACGGACGAGTTGGCGTCTTACGGCCGTGGGAGTTTTATACGCGCTTTCGTCTCGGGAGGGCCAAAATTCTATGCTTTCATCATTAAACGTCCGAATGGTGAAGAGGTGGAAATTTGCAAGGTGAAAGGCATATCGCTGAATCACGCAACGAGCTCGAAAATCAACTTCGAGGCCATCAAGCGGATGGTGGTAGAAGCCGCTGCACCCATTCCCTTGGAGTATCGCGCCATTCGCCGAACGGAACTGCACGCAGTCGTGACGCGCTCCGAGCACAAAACGTGTAAACCGGTGTACGTGAAAAGGCGTTGTTGCGTCACGAGTTTCGATACGCTGCCCTACGGTTATCGCACTGGATGA
- the LOC124183711 gene encoding uncharacterized protein LOC124183711, with protein MRTWDAVGAPGAISQRLAKEGVVADRPGLRVKSVPLPGLCGVLRVNVSPRNFGSLAKVTGNHMSKVGEPLLAADWSQSGSQTSDPGRMCGGLPAKVNKQRIGDAGQEDESAGARDNAPRRPMSGEGPSIHRGNDTPEPGGGEEPLFTASDATPLPQRNKRKREELTPPDGRPGSEEELFQPRQLGEKAGCAQREGPPRQSELSTTEDELGEGASSEQEEEGRVRRGLRPKGKKRRKATPNAKPSEGPGGMANEGSERDEPGPSMRPATGPAPPAPTTSRQPKPQRRTAASSLESSPEGVGPPEYRVMSAADLGAQIREWLEETDAIRPKCRSISGRLSGDIKKRLSWAKEALLTLTGKAVSAYDPAPLRARNTELSAQLRKAEREKEEAQRELAEVKRELERAKEQAVDRSVTTYARVTRDGGAGGGARATSRSDRMGQGRALTPLNVRAAKSRHEGLDPAAETPTPGSAPDSGLRLTEAELGLLPASLRERETALERQLTSIGEVWKELRKMSRQIQLLGDMDRGRASQTPVEPEPPATTSGIIETRGGATDTPRVGGEDGWTTVGNGRRNPRRDQGEAARAEPPAGAPAAARQTAARPTGGRQHEGSANAQVTVAKKNASRRPPRSAAVAIKGTGVYVNYGEILRRAREKISLTELEMPATKIRRSANGGVLIEVAGSDGAQKADVLAAHLGEMTRAEYGDAVRISRPTTKGEIRVLGMDDSVTAEELAAIMAATGGCGIEAVKVGPLREMTNGLRSAWVQCPLGAATKIAAKGKIPVGWTTVRVNLLEARPRQCFRCWEFGHIGATCKAPKARGAACYRCGGEGHQARTCTAAPRCAICAERGGNSAHRMGSGQCPAVEERGRRPAAVTNRNGQAAPKTGTDVCIISAPPTASDSPRWVSSREGRAAVTWGPGDFRQGCRLGSRGEGYVSVICRQITVISVYISPNITLEDFTARLDDLGEAVRSADRNQGVIVGGDFNARSPAWDPTGANRRGEILESWAASLGLCLLNTGATATCVRPQGCSVVDTTWATPGLAVRVRGWRVLTGIENLLDHRYIAFEVVDRPQAGEPPPNRGTTGRRWNLNKFKEERFHESLALQLAWGPTGPDRMTANGLARWIGQAMIEACNAAAPRSCPPPHRKSVHWWTDEVAELRRACIRTMRRMTRRDHTLRAGSLWEAEYKEAKRKLREGIKAAKARAWQDLISAVETDPWGLPYRMVFNRLRGSSPGLTETLDPAITERLLSSLFPHRASRGEDQREEEAEARGEEGWRDEWAVSPEEVRTALKKGGQRNTAPGLDGVKGKIWAIVPDDMVALLAQCYSKCLQEGEVPQEWKTARLVLIPKGGSMAGDPLPKVRPICLLSEISKGFERVVVERLKGWMAENPAADLAEGQYGFLEGRATCDALLRRAVGGHTDGPKGQRGAEVPPKGDGVVPERSGTTGYYPVRAGVPQGSVLGPLLWNLCFDGVLRVHREEGCDVLCYADDTLVLSSAGDMATAIVLAEVQVATVVRRINRLGLTVSATKTQVVAFTKGREWRHWATQSPCLRVGGEAVGISSYMQYLGITLDARLNFREHFARVESKVAKSMRALFRLMPNLRGPTEQRRRLYAEVIYAIILYGAPAWSDATSDRAVKRRLQRMQRTVQIRVASAYRTVSLVAASMLTRSPPLDLVARARARTFQSVREQQAREGSMQQANAPWRRWNGQP; from the exons ATGCGTACATGGGATGCGGTTGGGGCCCCTGGGGCGATTTCTCAGAGACTAGCCAAGGAAGGAGTAGTTGCCGACCGACCGGGGCTGCGGGTGAAGTCAGTACCTTTACCGGGCCTCTGTGGCGTACTACGGGTAAACGTTAGCCCACGGAACTTCGGTTCCCTGGCGAAGGTCACAGGAAACCACATGTCCAAAGTGGGAGAACCGCTCCTCGCAGCTGACTGGAGCCAATCTGGGAGTCAAACCTCGGATCCCGGGCGCATGTGTGGAGGATTACCTG CAAAAGTAAACAAACAAAGGATAGGGGACGCAGGACAGGAGGACGAGAGCGCGGGGGCACGAGACAACGCACCGAGAAGGCCGATGAGCGGGGAGGGCCCGAGCATTCACCGCGGCAACGATACACCGGAACCAGGAGGTGGAGAGGAACCGCTCTTCACGGCATCGGACGCCACACCGCTTCCGCAAAGGAACAAGCGGAAACGAGAGGAGCTGACACCACCGGACGGACGCCCGGGCTCTGAGGAAGAGCTGTTTCAACCAAGGCAGCTTGGGGAAAAGGCAGGGTGTGCACAGCGGGAGGGGCCTCCCCGGCAATCAGAACTCTCCACAACAGAGGATGAGCTAGGCGAGGGGGCCTCCTCGGAACAGGAGGAAGAGGGAAGGGTGCGGAGGGGCCTGCGCCCCAAGGGCAAAAAGAGGCGCAAGGCCACACCCAATGCAAAGCCCAGCGAGGGGCCCGGGGGGATGGCGAATGAGGGATCGGAGCGGGACGAACCAGGTCCGAGCATGAGGCCGGCGACGGGGCCCGCCCCGCCAGCACCGACAACGTCGCGGCAACCCAAACCGCAGAGGAGAACGGCCGCGAGTTCGCTGGAGAGCTCCCCAGAGGGAGTAGGCCCACCAGAATACCGGGTCATGTCTGCGGCGGACCTAGGGGCTCAGATACGGGAATGGCTGGAGGAGACGGATGCCATCCGGCCCAAGTGTCGGTCCATTTCGGGAAGGCTGAGTGGCGACATAAAGAAGCGGCTAAGCTGGGCGAAGGAGGCACTGCTAACCCTTACAGGGAAGGCAGTATCGGCCTACGACCCTGCACCGCTGAGGGCGCGAAACACGGAGCTCTCAGCCCAGCTCCGCAAGGCTGAAAGGGAGAAGGAGGAAGCGCAGCGGGAACTCGCGGAGGTAAAGCGGGAATTAGAGAGAGCCAAGGAGCAGGCGGTCGACCGTAGCGTGACGACCTACGCCCGCGTGACCAGAGACGGGGGAGCAGGAGGAGGGGCGAGGGCCACCTCACGATCGGACAGAATGGGACAGGGCCGAGCGCTCACCCCACTCAACGTAAGGGCTGCTAAAAGCAGGCACGAAGGCCTTGACCCAGCAGCGGAAACGCCGACGCCCGGTAGCGCTCCGGATTCGGGGCTACGACTAACGGAGGCCGAGCTTGGGCTACTCCCGGCCAGCCTTAGAGAAAGGGAGACAGCCCTTGAGCGGCAGCTGACCTCCATCGGTGAAGTCTGGAAGGAACTAAGGAAGATGTCGCGACAGATCCAGCTCCTGGGGGACATGGACAGAGGGAGGGCGTCGCAAACACCGGTTGAACCCGAACCCCCCGCAACAACAAGCGGGATAATCGAGACCCGCGGAGGTGCAACCGACACACCAAGGGTGGGCGGCGAAGACGGGTGGACAACCGTTGGTAACGGTAGGCGGAACCCAAGGAGGGATCAGGGTGAGGCCGCCAGAGCAGAGCCGCCAGCAGGGGCTCCCGCCGCGGCCCGGCAAACCGCCGCCAGGCCTACCGGCGGACGGCAACACGAAGGGAGCGCTAACGCACAGGTGACCGTGGCTAAGAAGAACGCGAGTCGGAGGCCCCCGAGATCAGCCGCCGTGGCGATCAAGGGGACCGGGGTTTATGTTAACTACGGGGAAATATTGCGCAGGGCGAGAGAGAAGATCTCCCTCACGGAGCTGGAAATGCCAGCGACCAAGATCCGGCGCTCTGCCAACGGGGGAGTACTGATCGAAGTAGCCGGCTCAGATGGAGCGCAAAAAGCCGACGTACTGGCGGCACACCTCGGCGAGATGACGAGGGCCGAATACGGGGACGCGGTTCGAATCTCGCGCCCCACCACCAAGGGAGAAATCCGAGTCCTGGGCATGGACGACTCCGTAACAGCGGAAGAGCTTGCCGCCATAATGGCTGCAACAGGAGGGTGCGGAATCGAGGCGGTAAAGGTCGGACCCCTGCGGGAGATGACCAACGGCCTGCGGAGCGCGTGGGTCCAGTGCCCGCTGGGAGCGGCCACGAAAATAGCCGCAAAGGGGAAGATACCGGTAGGATGGACGACGGTGCGAGTCAACCTCCTCGAGGCCCGACCGCGGCAATGCTTTCGTTGCTGGGAATTCGGTCACATTGGGGCGACCTGCAAGGCACCCAAAGCACGCGGGGCAGCGTGCTACAGGTGCGGCGGCGAAGGGCACCAGGCGCGAACGTGCACGGCGGCTCCCAGATGCGCCATCTGCGCAGAGAGGGGCGGCAACAGCGCGCATAGAATGGGTTCCGGACAATGTCCGGCAGTAGAGGAGCGGGGTCGGAGGCCCGCAGCGGTGACGAACCGAAATGGCCAGGCTGCCCCAA AGACGGGGACGGACGTGTGTATCATCTCGGCGCCACCCACCGCCTCGGACTCGCCGCGCTGGGTCAGCAGCAGGGAGGGACGGGCAGCAGTAACCTGGGGGCCAGGGGACTTTCGGCAAGGTTGCCGGCTAGGTAGCAGAGGAGAGGGATACGTTTCCGTTATCTGCCGTCAGATAACGGTCATCTCCGTATATATCTCCCCAAACATCACCTTGGAGGATTTCACCGCACGCCTCGATGACCTAGGGGAGGCCGTCCGATCAGCAGACCGCAACCAGGGGGTAATAGTGGGCGGGGACTTCAATGCCCGCTCACCAGCGTGGGACCCCACAGGCGCGAACCGTAGAGGAGAGATCTTGGAGAGCTGGGCAGCATCCCTCGGGCTCTGCCTACTCAATACCGGCGCAACGGCGACCTGCGTCAGACCCCAGGGGTGTTCAGTCGTGGACACCACCTGGGCCACACCGGGCCTAGCCGTAAGGGTAAGGGGATGGAGGGTTCTCACGGGGATCGAGAACCTCTTGGACCACCGGTACATCGCCTTCGAGGTGGTGGACCGTCCTCAGGCCGGTGAACCCCCGCCGAACAGAGGAACGACTGGCCGCCGTTGGAACCTAAACAAGTTCAAGGAGGAGAGGTTCCACGAGTCCTTAGCGCTACAGCTAGCGTGGGGACCGACTGGACCGGACCGGATGACGGCAAATGGGCTTGCCAGGTGGATCGGGCAGGCGATGATAGAAGCCTGCAACGCGGCGGCGCCCAGGTCCTGCCCACCTCCGCACAGGAAATCCGTGCACTGGTGGACCGACGAAGTAGCCGAGCTGCGCAGGGCCTGCATCCGAACTATGAGACGGATGACAAGGCGTGACCACACCCTGCGGGCGGGCTCGCTGTGGGAGGCGGAATACAAGGAAGCCAAACGCAAACTGCGAGAAGGGATCAAGGCAGCCAAGGCTCGGGCCTGGCAGGACCTGATCAGTGCAGTGGAGACGGACCCCTGGGGACTGCCGTACAGAATGGTGTTTAACAGGCTGCGGGGGTCCTCCCCAGGATTGACGGAGACCCTGGACCCGGCCATCACCGAGCGGCTGCTGTCCTCTCTATTCCCGCACCGGGCTTCGCGCGGCGAAGACCAACGGGAGGAGGAGGCAGAGGCACGCGGAGAAGAGGGATGGCGAGACGAGTGGGCAGTGAGCCCGGAAGAGGTCCGCACGGCCCTCAAAAAGGGGGGGCAAAGGAACACGGCACCGGGACTGGACGGGGTGAAGGGGAAGATCTGGGCTATCGTCCCAGACGACATGGTGGCCCTCCTAGCCCAGTGCTACTCCAAGTGCCTACAGGAGGGGGAGGTTCCCCAGGAGTGGAAGACGGCACGACTGGTGCTTATCCCCAAAGGGGGGAGCATGGCGGGGGACCCGCTGCCAAAGGTCAGGCCCATATGTCTGCTGAGCGAAATCAGCAAGGGCTTCGAGCGAGTGGTAGTCGAGCGGCTGAAAGGGTGGATGGCAGAAAACCCTGCGGCGGATCTCGCAGAGGGTCAGTACGGCTTCCTGGAGGGCAGGGCAACGTGCGACGCGCTGCTGAGG CGTGCCGTGGGGGGCCATACTGACGGCCCTAAAGGACAGAGAGGTGCCGAGGTACCTCCGAAGGGTGACGGGGTCGTACCTGAGCGATCGGGAACAACGGGATACTATCCCGTGCGCGCAGGGGTCCCGCAGGGGTCGGTATTGGGCCCACTCCTGTGGAACCTCTGCTTCGACGGGGTCCTTCGGGTACACAGGGAAGAGGGGTGCGACGTTCTATGCTACGCGGACGATACGCTAGTTCTCAGCTCGGCGGGGGACATGGCTACCGCGATCGTCTTAGCTGAGGTCCAGGTGGCGACGGTCGTGAGGCGGATTAACCGCCTGGGGCTGACGGTGTCGGCCACCAAAACCCAGGTGGTTGCGTTTACCAAGGGCCGGGAATGGCGACACTGGGCAACGCAGAGCCCATGCCTCAGGGTAGGGGGGGAGGCAGTTGGGATAAGTAGCTACATGCAGTACCTGGGAATTACGCTAGACGCCCGGCTCAACTTTCGTGAGCACTTCGCGCGAGTGGAGAGCAAGGTGGCGAAATCGATGCGTGCGTTATTCAGGCTGATGCCAAACCTGCGGGGACCCACAGAACAGAGGAGGAGGCTGTACGCGGAGGTGATATACGCGATCATCCTCTACGGAGCTCCAGCGTGGAGCGACGCGACGTCTGACCGCGCCGTTAAGCGACGGCTACAAAGAATGCAACGTACGGTACAGATAAGGGTCGCATCGGCGTACCGTACCGTATCTCTGGTAGCAGCATCCATGCTGACGCGATCACCGCCGCTGGACCTGGTAGCGAGGGCGCGAGCTCGTACGTTCCAAAGCGTCCGGGAACAACAAGCGCGGGAGGGATCAATGCAGCAGGCAAACGCGCCCTGGCGGCGTTGGAACGGGCAGCCGTAG